One Trichoderma asperellum chromosome 5, complete sequence genomic region harbors:
- a CDS encoding uncharacterized protein (EggNog:ENOG41), translated as MPRCEDAALELRKHSSPHSHTLVSNMSPVISLLAKPRQRGVQPYRKHGLIYFICGNPGLVNFYVTFLDCLRGMLDAADEGSGGTAYDLYGRNLLGFSDDDHEPFSESNEPWDLDGQIEGIYRDVAARSVIPDDAGAEGEQGKGSRPYDFVVLMGHSVGAYISVEVMHRHMQDASRAPHLNLRHGFLLFPTLTHIASSPSGKRLTLLTKIPRVEENAHRVAKFVLGCIPLACVLWIVTHVMGFTPQTAEVTARWLKSRDGVWQAIHLGLSEMRTICEERWEEELWEATAAVEGNDDAEDDYRSSSGEALGEGEESLALQQQQQQKVPRFFIFYGKNDHWVANHLRDAFIERRSEKGHARISIDEGGIPHAFCVREHTSWVVAKKVFGWVREIEEGQQQQ; from the exons ATGCCTAGATGTGAGGATGCAGCTCTGGAACTAAGGAAACACTCATCACCGCATTCTCACACACTCGTCTCAAATATGTCGCCCGTGATTTCGCTGCTCGCCAAGCCGCGGCAGCGAGGCGTTCAGCCCTACCGGAAACACGGCCTCATCTACTTCATCTGCGGCAACCCGGGGCTCGTCAACTTCTACGTCACCTTCCTGGATTGTCTCCGCGGCATGCTGGATGCGGCAGACGAGGGCTCGGGCGGAACGGCGTACGATCTCTACGGGAGGAATCTACTGGGCTTTAGCGACGACGACCATGAGCCGTTTAGCGAGAGCAACGAGCCGTGGGATCTGGACGGCCAGATCGAGGGCATCTACCGGGACGTCGCAGCACGGAGCGTCATCCCAGACGATGCCGGGGCCGAGGGCGAGCAGGGAAAGGGGTCGCGGCCGTACGACTTTGTGGTGCTGATGGGCCACTCTGTCGGCGCATACATCTCGGTCGAGGTCATGCACCGCCACATGCAGGACGCATCGCGGGCGCCGCATCTCAACCTCCGCCAcggcttcttgctcttcccgACGCTGACGCACATTGCCAGCTCGCCCAGCGGGAAGAGACTGACGCTGCTGACGAAGATCCCGCGCGTGGAGGAGAACGCGCACCGCGTGGCAAAGTTCGTTCTTGGCTGCATCCCGCTGGCGTGCGTGCTGTGGATCGTGACGCATGTGATGGGATTCACGCCCCAGACGGCGGAGGTGACGGCGCGGTGGCTGAAGAGTCGGGACGGCGTGTGGCAGGCGATTCATCTGGGGTTGTCGGAGATGCGGACGATTTGCGAGGAGAggtgggaggaggagctgtgggaggcgacggcggcggttGAGGGCAACGATGATGCTGAGGACGATtacagaagcagcagcggcgaggcattaggagagggagaggaatcGTTGGctttacagcagcagcagcagcagaaggtGCCGAGGTTTTTCATCTTTTACGGCAAAAACGACCATTGGGTTGCGAATCACCTGCGGGATGCGTTTATTGAGAGGAGGAGCGAGAAGGGGCATGCGCGGATTTCGATTGATGAGGGGGGGATACCGCATGCGTTTTGTGTGAGAGAGC ACACGAGCTGGGTGGTTGCGAAAAAGGTTTTTGGGTGGGTGAGGGAGATTGAGGagggacagcagcagcagtga
- a CDS encoding uncharacterized protein (EggNog:ENOG41~SECRETED:SignalP(1-21)), with product MKAATVLAVTFAALAQAQTRADIPSCALPCLDAAVTANTKCSTTDYACICKDFSAVQTSATSCVIEKCGADVALNKVLPATQALCKAQSGSGSSAAASSSAAATSAAATSAPASSAPASSAPASSAPATSAAQTSAAATTSAAGTTIVTSSTPAGTGAPPLATEPPPAPLTLPPTPALLSCPALPCSLSVPLPCKGLEYSRIPKGEISRLETMYGMGGIRMEGIWNSF from the exons ATGAAGGCCGCCACCGTTCTCGCTGTTACCTTTGCCGCTCTGGCCCAGGCTCAGACCCGCGCTGATATCCCCTCTTGCGCTCTGCCCTGCCTCGACGCTGCCGTCACGGCCAACACCAAGTGCTCTACCACCGACTACGCCTGTATCTGCAAGGACTTCAGCGCTGTCCAGACCTCTGCCACCTCTTGCGTCATCGAGAAGTGCGGTGCTGATGTTGCCCTGA ACAAGGTCCTCCCCGCCACTCAGGCTCTCTGCAAGGCCCagtctggctctggctcctctgctgctgccagctccagcgccgcTGCCACCAGCGCTGCCGCTACCTCTGCTCCCGCCAGCTCTGCCCCTGCCAGCTCCGCCCCTGCCAGCTCTGCTCCCGCCACCTCTGCTGCCCagacctctgctgctgctaccacctCTGCCGCTGGCACCACCATCGTCACCAGCAGCACTCCTGCTGGCACCGGTGCTCCCCCGCTGGCAACCGAACCACCACCGGCCCCACTCACGCTCCCACCAACGCCGGCCCTGTTGTCCTGCCCGGCCTTGCCATGCTCGCTCTCGGTGCCCTTGCCCTGTAAGGGACTTGAATACTCACGGATACCCAAAGGCGAGATTTCAAGATTGGAGACGATGTATGGGATGGGAGGAATTAGGATGGAAGGAATTTGGAACAGTTTTTAG